From Deferrivibrio essentukiensis, one genomic window encodes:
- the panD gene encoding aspartate 1-decarboxylase, with amino-acid sequence MKREMFKSKIHRATVTDADLHYEGSITIDKDLMDLANIKTYEKVDIYNITNGARFSTYTIDGKRGGGEICLNGAAARMVQPGDMVIIVSYGLYDEEELENHNPIVIQVDEKNRPINKDRVLA; translated from the coding sequence ATGAAAAGAGAGATGTTTAAATCAAAAATTCACAGAGCTACAGTTACAGATGCAGACCTTCATTATGAGGGTAGTATTACAATTGACAAGGATTTGATGGACTTAGCAAATATTAAGACTTATGAAAAGGTGGATATTTATAATATTACCAACGGTGCCAGGTTTTCAACTTATACTATTGACGGCAAAAGGGGGGGCGGTGAAATTTGCTTGAATGGTGCTGCTGCTAGGATGGTACAACCCGGAGATATGGTTATTATTGTTTCTTATGGTCTTTACGATGAAGAAGAGTTGGAGAATCATAACCCAATTGTTATACAGGTGGACGAAAAAAATAGACCTATCAACAAAGATAGGGTATTAGCATAA